In Opisthocomus hoazin isolate bOpiHoa1 chromosome 3, bOpiHoa1.hap1, whole genome shotgun sequence, a genomic segment contains:
- the GFUS gene encoding GDP-L-fucose synthase: MTEATGPVAKRVLVTGGTGLVGRAIEKVVADGEGRPDEEWIFVSSRDADLTNAAETKALFEQHKPTHVIHLAAMVGGLFKNIRYNLDFWRRNVHINDNVLHSAYETGVQKVVSCLSTCIFPDKTTYPIDETMIHNGPPHSSNFGYSYAKRMIDIQNRGYFEQHGCRFTAVIPTNVFGPHDNFNIEDGHVLPGLIHKVYLAKQTGSALTVWGTGKPRRQFIYSLDLARLFLWVLREYDEVEPIILSVGEEDEVSIRDAAEAIMEAMDFRGELVFDTTKADGQFKKTASNAKLRRYLPGFQFTPFQQAVKETCAWFSTNYANARK, from the exons ATGACGGAGGCGACGGGGCCGGTGGCCAAGCGCGTCTTGGTGACGGGTGGCACCGGCTTGGTGGGGAGAGCCATCGAGAAGGTGGTGGCTGATGGAGAGGGGCGGCCGGACGAGGAGTGGATCTTCGTGTCTTCTAGAGATGCCGACTTGAC GAATGCCGCGGAGACCAAAGCCCTGTTTGAGCAGCACAAGCCCACCCACGTCATCCACCTGGCCGCCATGGTTGGGGGCCTCTTCAAAAATATCCGCTACAACCTGGATTTCTGG AGGAGAAACGTCCATATCAACGACAACGTCCTGCACTCGGCGTACGAGACGGGGGTGCAGAAGGTGGTCTCCTGCCTCTCCACTTGCATCTTCCCGGACAAGACAACGTACCCCATCGATGAGACCATG ATTCACAACGGGCCGCCGCATAGCTCCAACTTTGGCTACTCCTACGCCAAGAGGATGATCGACATCCAGAATAG GGGCTACTTCGAGCAGCACGGCTGCCGCTTCACCGCCGTCATCCCCACCAACGTCTTCGGGCCGCACGACAACTTCAACATCGAGGACGGCCACGTCTTGCCGGGGCTCATCCATAAGGTCTACCTGGCCAAAC AGACTGGCTCTGCTCTGACCGTCTGGGGCACGGGCAAGCCCAGGAGACAGTTCATCTACTCCCTG GACCTGGCCCGGCTCTTTCTTTGGGTCTTGCGGGAATACGACGAGGTGGAGCCCATCATTTTGTCAG TGGGAGAAGAAGATGAAGTCTCCATCAGGGACGCAGCAGAGGCAATCATGGAGGCCATGGACTTCAGGGGAGAGCTTGTT TTTGACACCACCAAAGCGGACGGGCAGTTCAAGAAGACGGCCAGCAATGCCAAGCTACGGCGCTACCTGCCCGGCTTCCAGTTCACACCTTTCCAGCAAG ccgtGAAGGAGACCTGCGCCTGGTTCAGCACCAACTATGCCAACGCTAGGAAGTGA
- the LOC142360805 gene encoding protein brambleberry-like: MLPWTWWALLLLYAAGRLFGCLGPPPQELRNPPEVGTSPWVPLEMTTGDERFRAEATCCKMSPQDSCHGQEELQERPKPGTPIHRSLRRPALDEPLIAGGQRRVAELVGNVSSRGATGPRVVPSDLLHTQEGAREIYSQLESDLALLLAQQRRMEEVMEKLQHISRSLELMLAAMEGARSQLEKHLQNLHAVLDSAGSSPGAISTLHGSYFILLSAFLVPTWPRAAILLLLFLASSTLGIPALSALLALAMAGQWLVEVARRGAQEARSAFPRHQLTSTPDREHEVELLQEELGRMEMSCLQELSSLEQPPAMAGDLHGLAGRESPIPNSWRTKLSSCGVMLEPALGGGKRLEIKPYGPSQSPASDVSLLSPRSPCQGLTRVGKRCWKKAISGQDFCHVHATGRASCGGLAMDSSLHI; this comes from the exons ATGCTACCCTGGACTTGGtgggctctgctgctcctctACGCCGCCGGAAGGTTATTTGGGTGCTTGGGACCCCCCCCGCAGGAGTTGCGGAACCCCCCAGAGGTGGGGACCTCCCCATGGGTCCCCTTGGAGATGACCACGGGTGATGAGAGGTTCCGGGCTGAAGCCACGTGCTGCAAGATGTCACCCCAGGACTCCTGCCATGGTCag gaggagctgcaggagcggCCGAAACCGGGGACCCCCATCCACCGGAGCCTGCGGCGGCCGGCGCTGGACGAGCCCCTCATCGCCGGTGGGCAACGCCGCGTGGCCGAGCTCGTGG GGAACGTGAGCAGCCGTGGGGCCACAGGACCCCGGGTTGTCCCATCTGACCTCCTCCACACGCAGGAAGGAGCTCGAGAAATCTATTCCCAACTAG AGAGCGACCTGGCCCTTCTCCTGGCCCAGCAGCGCCGGATGGAGGAGGTGATGGAGAAGCTGCAGCACATCAGCCGGAGCCTGGAGCTGATGCTGGCGGCCATGGAGGGTGCAAGAAGCCAGCTGGAGAAACATCTGCAGAACCTCCATGCCGTCCTCGACTCGGCCG GTAGCAGCCCAGGTGCCATCTCCACCCTCCATGGCTCCTACTTCATCTTGCTGTCTGCGTTCCTGGTGCCCACGTGGCCCCGTgcagccatcctcctcctcctcttcctcgcctcGAGCACCCTCGGCATCCCGGCACTCTCCGCTCTCCTGGCCCTTGCCATGGCAG ggcagtggctggtggaggtggccCGCCGCGGTGCTCAGGAAGCCAGGTCAGCGTTTCCCCGCCACCAGCTCACCTCCACCCCGGACAG AGAGCACGAAGTGGAGCtgttgcaggaggagctgggcaggatGGAGATGAGCTGCCTGCAAG AGCTCTCAAGTCTGGAGCAGCCCCCAGCGATGGCAGGGGACCTCCACGGGTTAGCAGGGCGAGAGTCACCCATCCCCAACAGTTGGAGGACAAAGCTGAGCTCATGTGGG GTGAtgctggagccagccctgggTGGTGGGAAGCGTTTGGAGATCAAACCCTACGGCCCAAGCCAGTCTCCAGCCAGTGACGT GTCCTTGCTGTCCCCACGGTCCCCGTGCCAGGGGCTCACCAGGGTTGGGAAGCGGTGCTGGAAGAAAGCCATCTCCGGGCAGGACTTCTGCCATGTCCATGCCACCGGTCGAGCCTCATGTGGTGGCTTGGCCATGGACTCGTCCCTCCATATCTGA
- the PYCR3 gene encoding pyrroline-5-carboxylate reductase 3: protein MEEAVELRVGFVGAGRMAGGLGRGLLRAGKVPASSILASAPSDKNLAAWRESGCRTTHCNLEVLQESTLVFLATKPHVLPGVLQEIRPAVGSHHVVVSLVAGVTLQTLQRLLPVGTKVLRLMPNLPCVVQAGAMVFARGSSAGDGEAALLKNLLSSCGLCEEVLESHIDIHTGLSGSGVAYVYLFAEALAEGAVKMGMPGGLASRIAAQTLLGAAKMMLETGEHPAKLRGDVCTPGGTTIHALHQLEKGALRATVMDAVEVATNRARDMAKD from the exons ATGGAGGAGGCGGTGGAGCTGCGGGTCGGGTTTGTGGGCGCCGGGCGGATGGCGGGAGGCctcggccgggggctgctgcgggcag GGAAGgtgccagccagcagcatcctggccaGCGCTCCCTCGGACAAAAACCTGGCAGCTTGGCGG GAGTCGGGCTGCCGGACCACGCACTGCAACCTTGAGGTGCTGCAGGAGAGCACCCTGGTCTTCCTGGCCACCAAACCCCACGTCCTGCCGGGCGTCCTGCAGGAGATCCGTCCTGCTGTGGGATCCCACCACGTCGTCGTCTCGCTGGTGGCCGGCGTCACCCTCCAGACGCTGCAGCGG cttctccctgTTGGGACCAAGGTGCTGCGGCTCATGCCCAACCTGCCGTGCGTGGTGCAGGCAGGGGCGATGGTCTTCGCCCGGGGCAGCAGTGCCGGTGATGGAGAAGCCGCCCTGCTGAAGAACCTGCTGTCCTCCTGCGGGCTGTGCGAGGAGGTCCTTGAATCCCACATCGACATCCACACCGGTCTCAGCGGCAGCGGGGTGGCCTAC GTCTACCTGTTTGCCGAAGCTTTGGCCGAGGGAGCAGTGAAGATGGGGATGCCGGGCGGCTTAGCCAGCAGGATCGCGGCTCAGACGTTGCTG GGTGCAGCGAAGATGATGCTGGAGACGGGGGAGCACCCGGCGAAGCTGCGAGGAGATGTCTGCACCCCTGGGGGCACCACCATCCATGCACTCCACCAGCTGGAGAAGGGTGCGCTGCGAGCCACCGTCATGGACGCCGTGGAGGTGGCCACCAACCGGGCACGCGACATGGCCAAGGACTAG